CGAGTTAGTCGGAATGGCACCTTCTCTGGGAACGCACTGCGGTTTTGCGCCACATCGAAGCAGTCGCCAAAGTCGATGTGCACGACGCGACCGCTGAACGAGTGGATCATCAGGTTCGACGGATGGCGGTCGCCCAGGCCCAAAATGTGGCCAACCATGGACATGGTGGCAAGCGAGCATACATAAGTGGTGCGCCGGTCCAACCACGACTCAGCGCTTGGCGCGCGCATCCAAAACGAGTTGGCGAGGTCGGTGCCCTCCGTCTGCTCCAGTGCAAACTCGAACGGTTCAACATGTTGAATCACCTGAAGTCGATCCAGGTCGACATTAAAGCTCAGCATCAGGTTCATCTCAATGGAGAGGTACTTGGAGTGCACACGGTAGTCCTTAATGAGTTGATGCAGTGTGTCGCAGTTGTCGACCCACCCAACCAGCCCCGCATTCTCGCTGAGAGGGGTGACAGAGAATACCTGGATCATGCAGTCACGCCGCTGGATAGTCGAGTGCTTCTCCAGCAGTGTGTTCGCGAAAGCTAGCAGCTGCATGACGCGCTCGTCGAGTCGCAGATCTTCGTGACCCTTGAGGAGAAACTTGTACAAGACGCCGTCCGTGCCGGTCATATAAAGGCGACGCGGGTGCTGCTTGGAGTTCATCACTCTCAACGTGCTTTGAaaggaggcgatgcgcgGGTACACGCCGGCCTCGTTGTACTGCCCCGGCACCACAAGCGACAGGTCCTTGCCGCTCTGCATCAGACGCGGGCTCACGAGCTGAAGGGCAAGTGAGGTCATACCGTTGATCTGCTCATCCATCCGCTTGACAGCCGTCTTGAAGCGGTTCCACGCATCCTCCATGTAGACATTGTTGCCGGTCGACGCAGCCTTCTCCACGTACTCGCAGGCGCCACCAAGTAGCTCACCGAACTCGGTCACAAAGTGCGACTCGGCGAGGGTGTTGGGGTGCGAcagctgctcgagcagcggctgAAGGACAAGAAATACGTTGTGGGCGTTCTTGTCACGCCCCCACTGAAACCACGCTCGCTCAAGCTCATCAAACCACAGCTCCGTCCATAgcactgcgcaccgcacgaGCTCCTGGCAGACAAGGGCGGCGTCCTTGACCATCGTGCGGCCATTGTTGTGCATCTCCTTGATGCGGCCGAGCAACCGCTGTGCCGCCTGCTTGCGCTCCATCTGCTCCGTCGTGTTGCTCTCTGTACTCCGCACGCTGGAGTTCAGCGTGACATTGAGGTTGTACAGGAGCGCCTGCGGGTGCGCCTTGGCGACAATGGTGAGCAGCTGAAAGACGGACTCTGACACAACGGCGTCGCGCGAGTGCAAGCGGGCGATGATTTGGGGAAGAACCTTGAGCCACACTGTCGGGCTCACCTGAAGAATctccgcctgcagcgccgcattCTCTTgcacctgcggcagcgcggcatgAATGAACCACAAGGAGAGAAACCCTAGCATGTCTTCGAGCTCCTGGGAGCAGGACACGCTCCGCACGTAGCCGTCCATGGCAGCCACGATGTGCTTAACGTGCTCGTCTCGGCGAACCTCGCTCGCCGCACCGCGGGAGCGGTGTGTGACAAGGTCGTGGTTGAACCGCGCCCACGTGTGCCAAATCGTGCCGTTGGTGCTGTCGAGGCTGGTTGCTTTCTCAAGGTGGTGACGGATGTACTCGCGGTAGCGCGCATCAACGTTCTGCCGCTTTTTCTTCGCCACGGTGAAGAGCCAGCTCGCCAGCTTTGCATGACACATGGCCAGGTTTGCTTGACCGCCCCCGATGCTCAGCAGCGAGGGGGCTGCCGGATCCATCTTCTTCAGGTACGTTTCAAGCAGCTCGACCGCCCTTTCGCGCTCGTTGATGTCGTAGAAGTGCTGGCAGGCGGCGAGGGCAATTGGGGgttgcggcagctgcggctgctccagcgcggcCGCAATGGTCTGCTTGCCCAGAAGCTCGAACAGGATGTCGCGCGATGTGCGGTCGCGACCGTGCACGCGCGACAGCGACACGAACCGCAGCCACatctccagctcctgcgcCAGTGGGATGACAAGCGTGTGGTTCGCAAGCGTGCCCGGCCAGCCTTCGTAGGCCATGGCAGCCAGCCGCTTCTCCCACAGTTCCTGCCAGTGGTTGAGGCCCTGCGGGTTGTCAGCGACAAACGCGAACTCCTCCAGCTCACTGAGCTGCTGGATACCAACAAACAGACCGTAGGCACGGTCGTAGCTTTCCGCCACGAGTGCCGACAGCGTCGAGTCGAGTCGCTTGCGGCAGTTTTGAATCACCGGTACGGCGTCGTGGAACTTAAGCTTGTGGGTGGCGAGCACCGCTCGGTAAAAGACAGCGGTCGTGCCAACGTAGCCATCATCTGTCATGTAGGCTGTGATCTTCTCCATGTCGTCccagcaccgcagcagccacgctgCGTGGGCACCATACGGGGCCAGCTCAGAGGCCTCCTTACGCGTGACGCGGGGGTAGAAGAGCTTCCACGACTCCAGCAGCCGACCGTAGTCGCCGAGGTTGTCGAGGGAGCGCATGAGGCCGACCATGTTGCTGAACTTGTTCGGCTCCGCCTGCAGGCCCTTCTCATACGCCCGCAAGCTCTGAGACCACCACTGCAGCTtctcgaggagctgcgcgtccATCATAAGCGGCAACTCTGACGGAGGCTTGCCGGTCAGAAACGAAAAATTGCGCTGGATGTACTTGAGCATGCCTTCGGCGCTCTCGCGCAGTCCCAGCAGGTTGCACAGGTAAATACTCTTCTCGCACCACTGTACAAGTTTTCTCCACTCCtcaggcggcagcgggtgcaCCTGACCGCGCATCACGTTGCGCTCGTACTCGTACGTCGCCTCGTAGAACTGAATCTCGACGTAATGCAGCGCCTTGGCGTACAAGTTGCAGCGCTCGCTGCTCCCCATCAGCGTCTTCAAGTCGAAAAGCAGCCCGGCATACGTGCTGTGCGAGCCTTCCTTCGGGTTAAAGCGCATCTCCAGTCGCTCCATGTACTCAGACAGgttcagcagctcctgcagcacctcggaCGGCACACGGTCGCTGCGGAGCACGTTGCCGAGAAGAGCGCGAACCGCCTCCTTCGTGTGCGGCTCCATTTCCGCGTAGCATACAGCGAAGGCGGAGTGCAGCATTTGCCGGGCAAAGGGCTCGTGGAGCTGAGCTAGGGCAAAGGCGAAGCCATGCGCGTTCGAGGGACTCGACCGTAGCAGCTCCACTGCCAGCTGCTTCAGCCACAAGTTCCACTCTTCCTCGGTCTCTCGGTCGCGCGCGACAAggatgctgcgcagctgcgcaaagttctcctccagcgcggTCTTGCGCCGCTGAGCCAGCTGCTGAGTGTTGACGCGATACCGGGCAGcggtctcctcctcttgcgcctGAGCGTTCTCGGGTGCCACCACGCGGCCGCTCGTGCGCAGAGTGCTGAGCGTGAATGCCTTCACATCCTGCCCATTCTGGCCGTAGCCGTCCAGCAGTGGGAACACCAGGGGGGTGTACTTCTCGAAGTCGCTACCGAGGTTGCGGCTAACGATGCGCACTGCGTCCAGGGTAACGGCGACGAAACTGCGCACGTCTGAAGCCGTCGTGTCTCCGCTAGCCGCTAGCTCGGCAgcagggcggcgctgcgccgcctcctcggaTGCTCCTGGTTGCTGCTCAAACAGCAGGGGATGCGACTCCATCTCCCTCAGCACCCGGCATAGACAGTGCACGCAGCGCGACGCGTGAAACACAAGACGCGGCAGTCGGCGAGCAAAGTGGCGAATGGCgtccgcggccgccgcgcggcacGCCAACGGATAAGCAGGATTGCTTGCTACCTCGCAGACGCAGGGCACGACGTTGTGGAGGTGGTCGTCGAGTAAATGCCCCATCTCTATCAGGAAGGCGAAGACAGGCTCGCTGGAGTGCGCGGCGTCCACCTCCACCGTCTGGATGAGCGGTGGCAGCACCAGCGAGAGCGAAGGGCTGAACTCTTCACGGAGCGAGCGGCGCATCTCCCTCAGCAGACACAGTATCTCCACAAGGACGCCACGCTCTGCAGCAGGAAGGAAGCCGACGCACGTGCTGATGAGCTCGTCCAGGTATGGGCGAATGTGCTGGCCGTAAAGATACACGATATGCGTCATCAGCCCGAACAGGTTCTCGCGTATCTTAGCCTGAAGAGTGATTTGCTGAATAACAGTATGGAGAATGTCGCGATA
The window above is part of the Leishmania major strain Friedlin complete genome, chromosome 36 genome. Proteins encoded here:
- the TOR1 gene encoding putative target of rapamycin (TOR) kinase 1: MEPKGGVGSSNGSGGTSSNRHPLIGQLRPIFQELESATPQTLPSVILKLEYVIEEEKDALFHRNSIKSYTANARTFPNWLNAQLRHLFEQPQTHMAGVQVLRALLPVEYVELNEMTKLFSELLVRCVLETADYNTAVEGGEVWGLLLNNGSSVVEGIIINCLQFSLALLMRGGHDEIFLREDVSHRGVESEVTARSAMSPLVHSSQQGENAALTDDDRFPKATKLSGCIFIQQLVRRVPSTIAPHVNNILECLRRAILDSNKLVRVSGGDALFHTLAISYRSTDPKFYSRWQNTFLEDAGRSVMYGSDVVLHGCLLAFNAVLSATASREAEGRAVGFSNQGRKHILQFWTFINDNLVRTSHNSDVRAEVLNALPLLAQYDSTTFKEISVKHVRALAAVVFVGTEGKDERAMVFQVLARLFTVLPSLVVPFLDFMMKYIEASLTPQPLRDRCPEAVTCFATLSSVEPNAVRPFLRPLLGPLFAGSVTEHFARDVAKICTAFPELRSTCLSKVLEATKEQLLRMRNRPRHTSASGKTDHSAIVRSLNSLGSLDFTGYSTLQFLCDAVIRYVSDPHEEVRRSAIDLCFKLALSGCSQSPCERTAVGVVIHRGREHLGLVNTVIRKLVSAAVADTESDIRLHTLEHLSTEFDYSLALQDICTALFPALHDHHQNRIAAVLLLGRLSSRNPSCILPMLRCVMVQCIMDIQLFHEPKRQEQAAVVLSAVVESAPAMARPYISSLLQDCVTRLQEENKPIPVITALLSLVGKLARYAEDDDVAVVAAIRPCVIRHILDSSSIQKKIEAIRALGDIIRTTKDVDVYETNPELLRVLLSALHGGFKETWPVRLDVLKLMGIIGAVDPVRAKEITRHLRDGGLSSSGAAAPAALQLSSSRGEEAIAQNVVKNVLGVLQLPCLSDDQCLCAVQVIANTLSLKEAASGCLTPMYRDILHTVIQQITLQAKIRENLFGLMTHIVYLYGQHIRPYLDELISTCVGFLPAAERGVLVEILCLLREMRRSLREEFSPSLSLVLPPLIQTVEVDAAHSSEPVFAFLIEMGHLLDDHLHNVVPCVCEVASNPAYPLACRAAAADAIRHFARRLPRLVFHASRCVHCLCRVLREMESHPLLFEQQPGASEEAAQRRPAAELAASGDTTASDVRSFVAVTLDAVRIVSRNLGSDFEKYTPLVFPLLDGYGQNGQDVKAFTLSTLRTSGRVVAPENAQAQEEETAARYRVNTQQLAQRRKTALEENFAQLRSILVARDRETEEEWNLWLKQLAVELLRSSPSNAHGFAFALAQLHEPFARQMLHSAFAVCYAEMEPHTKEAVRALLGNVLRSDRVPSEVLQELLNLSEYMERLEMRFNPKEGSHSTYAGLLFDLKTLMGSSERCNLYAKALHYVEIQFYEATYEYERNVMRGQVHPLPPEEWRKLVQWCEKSIYLCNLLGLRESAEGMLKYIQRNFSFLTGKPPSELPLMMDAQLLEKLQWWSQSLRAYEKGLQAEPNKFSNMVGLMRSLDNLGDYGRLLESWKLFYPRVTRKEASELAPYGAHAAWLLRCWDDMEKITAYMTDDGYVGTTAVFYRAVLATHKLKFHDAVPVIQNCRKRLDSTLSALVAESYDRAYGLFVGIQQLSELEEFAFVADNPQGLNHWQELWEKRLAAMAYEGWPGTLANHTLVIPLAQELEMWLRFVSLSRVHGRDRTSRDILFELLGKQTIAAALEQPQLPQPPIALAACQHFYDINERERAVELLETYLKKMDPAAPSLLSIGGGQANLAMCHAKLASWLFTVAKKKRQNVDARYREYIRHHLEKATSLDSTNGTIWHTWARFNHDLVTHRSRGAASEVRRDEHVKHIVAAMDGYVRSVSCSQELEDMLGFLSLWFIHAALPQVQENAALQAEILQVSPTVWLKVLPQIIARLHSRDAVVSESVFQLLTIVAKAHPQALLYNLNVTLNSSVRSTESNTTEQMERKQAAQRLLGRIKEMHNNGRTMVKDAALVCQELVRCAVLWTELWFDELERAWFQWGRDKNAHNVFLVLQPLLEQLSHPNTLAESHFVTEFGELLGGACEYVEKAASTGNNVYMEDAWNRFKTAVKRMDEQINGMTSLALQLVSPRLMQSGKDLSLVVPGQYNEAGVYPRIASFQSTLRVMNSKQHPRRLYMTGTDGVLYKFLLKGHEDLRLDERVMQLLAFANTLLEKHSTIQRRDCMIQVFSVTPLSENAGLVGWVDNCDTLHQLIKDYRVHSKYLSIEMNLMLSFNVDLDRLQVIQHVEPFEFALEQTEGTDLANSFWMRAPSAESWLDRRTTYVCSLATMSMVGHILGLGDRHPSNLMIHSFSGRVVHIDFGDCFDVAQNRSAFPEKVPFRLTRMLVKAMEMGGIDGLFRHGCITVMGVLREEGSSILALLEAFVHDPLVSWWRDESEDGATASAAAASAALSSSMPSAGADAALGHYSQRAAYAAIGESFHKSRTAFASRTPASRSLAPRGRFSHAPQTSIASSPSAPPPLVSDRSSDILSNVSDNHTSEAKKVVNRIRKKLEGREFAAWQLQASASAHAADDVGVAMKGQSEEDPMTSVSWGSAASAAPMASGEDGLSVQAQVSRLISEATSNENLCVHFQGWCPFW